One window of the Natrinema sp. CBA1119 genome contains the following:
- the glmS gene encoding methylaspartate mutase subunit S — MTKTVILGVIGSDAHVVGITILEQALEAAGFDVVNLGVQSSQEEFVEAASANDAEAVLVSSLYGHAKQDCEGFHQRIAESDIDVTTYIGGNLAVGQDDFDETRSFFRQMGFDRVFDSETDPEEAIEALKADLDMRSTESEQEGQTVSV; from the coding sequence ATGACGAAGACAGTTATCCTCGGCGTGATCGGGTCCGACGCACACGTCGTCGGGATTACCATCCTGGAACAGGCGCTGGAGGCAGCCGGATTTGACGTTGTCAACCTGGGCGTGCAGAGTTCCCAGGAGGAGTTCGTCGAAGCCGCGTCCGCCAACGACGCCGAGGCTGTACTCGTCTCATCGCTCTACGGCCACGCCAAACAGGACTGCGAGGGCTTCCACCAGCGGATCGCCGAATCCGACATCGACGTCACGACCTACATCGGCGGCAACCTCGCCGTCGGACAGGACGACTTCGACGAGACGCGGTCGTTCTTCCGACAGATGGGCTTCGATCGGGTCTTTGATTCCGAGACCGACCCCGAGGAGGCCATCGAGGCCCTGAAGGCCGATCTGGACATGCGCTCGACCGAATCCGAACAGGAAGGCCAGACCGTCTCGGTCTAA
- a CDS encoding universal stress protein, with the protein MARHVLVAVDDSNQSTEALEFACTEYPEATITALYVLDPGDFYAVSGIEGTAMANYDEVQGHHEERAENILETAREQAAEHGVELETEHILGSVSRSIVDYAAEHDVDHIVVGSHGRTGASRILLGSVAETVARRSPVPVTIVR; encoded by the coding sequence ATGGCACGACACGTTCTCGTGGCGGTCGACGACTCGAATCAGTCTACTGAAGCGCTCGAGTTCGCCTGTACGGAGTATCCGGAGGCAACGATCACCGCGCTCTACGTCCTCGATCCGGGCGATTTCTACGCGGTCAGCGGCATCGAGGGGACCGCGATGGCAAACTACGACGAGGTACAGGGCCACCACGAGGAGCGAGCCGAAAACATCCTCGAGACGGCGCGCGAACAGGCGGCCGAACACGGCGTCGAACTCGAGACGGAGCACATTCTCGGGAGCGTTTCGCGATCGATCGTGGATTACGCCGCCGAACACGACGTCGACCACATCGTCGTCGGCAGCCACGGCCGGACGGGCGCGAGTCGAATCCTCCTCGGCAGCGTCGCGGAGACGGTCGCCCGCCGGTCGCCGGTGCCGGTGACGATCGTTCGGTGA
- a CDS encoding 50S ribosomal protein L15e has translation MAKSFYSHIKDAWKDPDDGKLGELQWQRKQEWRDQGAIERIDRPTRLDKARELGYKAKQGIIVTRVSVRKGTARKQRHKAGRRSKRQGVNRIGRRKNIQRIGEERVSRKYPNLRVLNSYWVGEDGSQKWFEMILVDPNHPAIENDDDLNWICDDDHTNRAFRGLTNAGKSNRGLNNRGKGAEKVRPSNNGGKGRAK, from the coding sequence ATGGCAAAAAGCTTCTATTCCCACATCAAGGACGCATGGAAGGACCCCGACGACGGCAAGCTCGGGGAACTGCAGTGGCAGCGCAAGCAGGAGTGGCGCGATCAGGGCGCGATCGAACGGATCGATCGCCCGACGCGACTCGACAAGGCGCGCGAACTCGGCTACAAGGCGAAACAGGGCATCATCGTGACCCGGGTCTCGGTCCGCAAAGGGACCGCCCGGAAACAGCGACATAAGGCCGGTCGGCGCTCGAAGCGCCAGGGTGTCAACCGCATCGGGCGGCGCAAGAACATCCAGCGCATCGGTGAAGAGCGCGTCTCCCGGAAATATCCCAACCTGCGCGTACTCAACAGTTACTGGGTCGGGGAAGACGGCTCGCAGAAGTGGTTCGAGATGATCCTCGTGGATCCGAACCACCCCGCGATCGAGAACGACGACGATCTCAACTGGATCTGCGACGACGACCACACGAACCGCGCGTTCCGCGGACTCACCAACGCCGGTAAATCGAACCGCGGCCTCAACAACCGCGGTAAAGGCGCAGAGAAGGTCCGCCCGTCCAACAACGGCGGCAAAGGCCGCGCGAAGTAA
- a CDS encoding serine/threonine-protein kinase RIO2: protein MVRNVAGLLPELEAEDFYLLSGVEQGMRFSEWVQREKLPKFSDLSEEEVEYRLGRCLERGLVEKKTIQYEGYTLQFEGYDTLALRALVEQDIISEFGSPLGVGKESDVYEVKSYKPLALKYHREGYTNFRKVHKERDYTSENDHVSWMYTARKAAEREHGILEELYPDVAVPQPIGQNRHAIVMEKMDGVELSQTRLEDEQVLGVLDLLLSEVSRAYAKGYVHADMSEYNVFVNEEGVTVFDWPQAVPTDHENADEFLRRDLTNIVGYFRRKYPQHVPDELESDELAEAIDDDSFETVAEFV from the coding sequence ATGGTGCGCAACGTTGCCGGGTTGCTCCCGGAACTCGAGGCGGAGGACTTCTATCTCCTCTCGGGGGTCGAACAGGGGATGCGGTTCTCCGAGTGGGTCCAGCGGGAGAAGCTCCCGAAGTTCTCCGATCTGAGCGAGGAGGAGGTCGAGTATCGGCTCGGGCGCTGTCTCGAGCGCGGACTGGTCGAGAAGAAGACGATCCAGTACGAGGGGTACACCCTCCAGTTCGAGGGCTACGATACTCTGGCCCTGCGAGCGCTCGTCGAACAGGACATCATTTCCGAGTTCGGTTCGCCCCTGGGCGTCGGCAAGGAGAGCGACGTCTACGAGGTCAAGTCGTACAAGCCGCTGGCGCTGAAGTATCACCGCGAGGGATATACGAACTTCCGGAAGGTCCACAAGGAGCGCGATTACACGTCGGAGAACGATCACGTCTCCTGGATGTACACCGCCCGAAAGGCCGCCGAGCGCGAACACGGCATCCTCGAGGAACTCTATCCCGATGTCGCGGTGCCACAGCCGATCGGCCAGAACCGCCACGCCATCGTGATGGAGAAAATGGACGGCGTCGAGCTTTCCCAGACCCGACTCGAGGACGAGCAAGTCCTGGGCGTCCTCGATCTCCTGCTCTCTGAGGTCTCGCGCGCGTACGCGAAGGGGTACGTCCACGCCGACATGAGCGAGTACAACGTCTTCGTCAACGAAGAGGGCGTGACGGTCTTCGACTGGCCCCAGGCAGTTCCGACGGACCACGAGAACGCCGACGAGTTCCTCCGGCGCGATCTGACGAACATCGTCGGTTACTTCCGGCGCAAGTACCCCCAGCACGTCCCCGACGAACTCGAGAGCGACGAACTCGCCGAAGCAATCGACGACGACTCGTTCGAGACGGTCGCCGAATTCGTCTGA
- a CDS encoding MBL fold metallo-hydrolase, translating into MTMTSERVADGVYRCGSERVNWYLLETADGITVVDTGFPAHWEQFDSQLETMGYGVADVDACILTHAHPDHAGFAERLHREAGVPVWVHEADAAHARGDGEVPLTEGLVRLWRPELARYAVEFVRSGGLSVPPLTTFRTVTDGETLDVPGSPRVVHTPGHSEGHVAYHFPEQEALLCGDELVTTDFVAGRGHRPQLLADWFNLDHDRAYESLSRLESIGEVLILPGHGEPWHGHTETAVEHAREREKQK; encoded by the coding sequence ATGACGATGACCTCGGAACGCGTTGCGGACGGCGTCTACCGGTGCGGGAGCGAGCGAGTGAACTGGTATCTCCTGGAGACGGCCGACGGCATCACGGTCGTCGATACCGGCTTTCCGGCACACTGGGAACAGTTCGACAGTCAACTCGAGACGATGGGCTACGGCGTGGCGGACGTCGACGCCTGCATACTGACGCACGCGCATCCCGATCACGCGGGGTTCGCCGAGCGACTCCACAGGGAAGCCGGGGTCCCGGTGTGGGTCCACGAAGCCGACGCCGCACACGCTCGAGGCGACGGCGAGGTGCCCCTCACCGAGGGGCTCGTTCGCCTCTGGCGGCCGGAACTCGCCCGGTATGCGGTCGAGTTCGTGCGCTCGGGTGGTCTCTCCGTCCCGCCGCTGACGACGTTTCGGACGGTCACGGACGGCGAGACGCTCGACGTGCCGGGCTCGCCGCGAGTCGTTCACACCCCCGGCCACAGCGAGGGGCACGTCGCGTACCACTTCCCGGAGCAGGAGGCCCTCTTGTGCGGCGATGAACTCGTCACGACCGATTTCGTCGCCGGTCGCGGCCACCGGCCGCAACTGCTCGCCGACTGGTTCAACTTGGATCACGACCGCGCGTATGAGTCGCTGTCCCGACTCGAGTCGATCGGCGAGGTCCTCATCCTGCCGGGCCACGGCGAGCCGTGGCATGGTCACACCGAGACGGCCGTCGAACACGCTCGAGAGCGAGAAAAACAGAAGTAA
- a CDS encoding biotin/lipoate A/B protein ligase family protein — protein sequence MSDATDRSTDTDLADRDWRLIQDEPRDGATQMALEEIAARTALEDGIRTVRTYSWEPSTLSLGYRQDADTVDWEFCEREGIDVTRRQTGGGGIYHDRDADISYTIVAPADEVPGKLMDCYELFCEPILEAFDRMGVDAAFASTEQEAIYQPSCYLRDINPAHDIVAPAKAGADARKISGNAQYRQRDVVIQHGSISYDLEPRKHVGVFDTELEEPTFTDRVTSIYDEVGIDRDDAVATIAGGLQDWCDAEESTWNDGELEAARDLADRKFGSDAWVRDREVLEVDNQ from the coding sequence ATGAGCGACGCCACAGACCGTTCGACCGATACGGACCTTGCGGATCGGGACTGGCGACTGATCCAGGACGAACCCCGTGACGGGGCGACGCAGATGGCCCTCGAGGAGATCGCCGCACGAACGGCCCTCGAGGACGGCATCCGAACCGTCCGCACGTACTCGTGGGAGCCGAGCACGCTCTCGCTGGGGTACCGGCAGGATGCCGACACGGTCGATTGGGAGTTCTGCGAACGGGAGGGGATCGACGTTACCCGTCGCCAGACCGGTGGCGGCGGCATCTATCACGATCGGGACGCCGATATTTCGTACACGATCGTGGCTCCCGCCGACGAGGTTCCGGGGAAGCTGATGGACTGTTACGAACTGTTCTGCGAACCCATTCTCGAGGCGTTCGACCGGATGGGCGTCGACGCTGCCTTCGCGTCGACCGAACAGGAAGCGATCTATCAGCCCTCGTGCTATCTGCGGGACATTAACCCGGCACACGATATCGTCGCGCCAGCGAAGGCAGGCGCGGACGCACGGAAGATCAGCGGCAACGCCCAGTACCGCCAGCGCGACGTCGTCATCCAGCACGGGTCGATCAGCTACGATCTCGAGCCCCGGAAACACGTCGGTGTCTTCGATACCGAACTCGAGGAACCGACGTTCACCGATCGGGTGACGAGCATTTATGACGAAGTGGGGATTGATCGCGACGACGCGGTTGCGACGATCGCCGGGGGACTGCAGGACTGGTGTGACGCCGAGGAGTCGACTTGGAACGACGGCGAACTCGAGGCTGCTCGGGACCTCGCCGACCGGAAGTTCGGTTCTGATGCGTGGGTTCGGGATCGGGAGGTGCTCGAGGTGGACAACCAGTGA
- a CDS encoding deoxyribonuclease IV, which yields MKVGAHVSISGSRVSSDEETPPYDDLRNAVHRQTAFGGNCGQVFTTSPQVWAQPEISDEAAAGFREASDDRLEGPWVIHSAYLVNLCTPKDDLRRKSMESMQAELAAAERLGIPYVNVHLGAHTGAGVEGGLDNAASVIDDLEVPDDVRILIESDAGSGTKLGGEFEHLAGIIDRTETDIGICIDTAHTLVAGNDLTTPEAVDETVGRFDDVVGLEHLEYIHLNDSKHDVGTHKDEHAHIGEGYIGEDGMKAIVNHPDLRELPFALETPTEDGRGFAWNIQRVKELRDDE from the coding sequence ATGAAGGTCGGCGCACACGTTTCGATCTCCGGTTCGCGCGTCTCGTCCGACGAGGAAACACCGCCCTATGACGATCTCCGTAACGCGGTCCACCGCCAGACCGCCTTTGGCGGCAACTGTGGGCAGGTGTTTACCACCTCGCCGCAGGTCTGGGCACAGCCCGAGATCAGCGACGAGGCGGCCGCGGGCTTCCGGGAAGCGAGCGACGATCGACTCGAGGGGCCGTGGGTCATCCACTCGGCTTACCTCGTCAATCTCTGCACGCCGAAAGACGACCTCCGCCGGAAGTCCATGGAGAGCATGCAGGCGGAACTCGCCGCCGCCGAACGACTCGGGATTCCGTACGTCAACGTCCACCTCGGAGCCCACACTGGCGCGGGCGTCGAGGGCGGACTGGACAACGCCGCGAGCGTCATCGACGACCTCGAGGTGCCCGACGACGTTCGGATCCTCATCGAGTCCGACGCGGGCAGCGGGACCAAGCTGGGCGGCGAGTTCGAGCACCTCGCGGGGATCATCGACCGCACCGAGACCGATATCGGCATCTGCATCGACACCGCCCACACGCTCGTCGCGGGCAACGACCTGACGACGCCCGAGGCTGTCGACGAGACCGTCGGCCGCTTCGACGACGTAGTCGGCCTCGAGCACCTCGAGTACATCCACCTCAACGACTCGAAACACGACGTGGGAACGCACAAGGACGAGCACGCCCACATCGGCGAGGGCTACATCGGGGAGGACGGAATGAAGGCCATCGTGAACCATCCGGATCTTCGGGAGCTGCCGTTCGCGCTCGAGACGCCGACGGAGGACGGCCGCGGCTTCGCGTGGAACATTCAGCGGGTCAAAGAGCTTCGCGACGACGAGTAG
- a CDS encoding class I SAM-dependent methyltransferase: MREFSESYLSRTREGMWADSRDALEPLVLDSRDRTLDVGCGTGELSRVLAAESPGEVIGCDADSDLLAAASEHVPTVAGDAVRLPFPDDTFDLVVCQALLINLPDPTAALEEFARVSTDLVAAVEPDNAAVEIDSSVAAEGRLERRARRAYLEGVDTDVALGAGARDAFETAGLEVLATRRYDHVRTVEPPYSDGALMAARRKATGDGLADDRETILSGAVTESEYDDLRSSWREMGRTVVEQMGTKEYRRAETVPFFVTVGRVA; this comes from the coding sequence GTGCGCGAGTTCTCCGAATCCTACCTCAGTCGGACCCGCGAGGGGATGTGGGCCGATTCCCGCGACGCGCTCGAGCCGCTCGTCCTCGACTCACGCGACCGAACCCTCGACGTGGGCTGTGGGACCGGCGAGTTGAGTCGCGTCCTCGCGGCGGAGTCGCCGGGCGAGGTGATCGGCTGCGACGCAGACTCCGACCTGCTCGCGGCCGCGAGCGAGCACGTTCCCACCGTTGCCGGCGACGCCGTTCGGCTTCCGTTTCCCGACGACACCTTCGACCTGGTAGTCTGTCAGGCGCTCCTGATCAACCTCCCCGATCCGACGGCCGCGCTCGAGGAGTTCGCACGCGTCTCCACCGACCTCGTCGCGGCCGTCGAACCCGACAACGCCGCGGTCGAGATCGACTCGAGCGTCGCCGCGGAAGGTCGACTCGAGCGACGGGCGCGGCGGGCCTACCTCGAGGGCGTGGACACGGACGTGGCGCTCGGGGCCGGCGCTCGCGACGCGTTCGAGACGGCGGGGCTCGAGGTGCTCGCGACTCGCCGGTACGACCACGTTCGAACGGTCGAACCGCCGTACAGCGACGGCGCGCTGATGGCGGCCCGCCGGAAGGCGACCGGCGACGGGCTGGCCGACGACCGGGAGACCATCCTCTCGGGGGCGGTGACCGAGTCGGAGTACGACGACCTCCGCAGTTCGTGGCGGGAGATGGGACGAACCGTCGTCGAGCAGATGGGTACAAAGGAGTATCGTCGCGCGGAAACGGTCCCGTTTTTTGTCACCGTCGGGCGGGTCGCCTAG
- a CDS encoding DUF6114 domain-containing protein, with protein sequence MATQSGQNDPETDPDRSESRWKRGTGWIGSRWNRFNDWRTRRPFMGGVLLCLAGILITWVPMQILPDLIFIGGEMAGFLTIGALIGVFVFLTGVYALYRPSKSHEIGVIGVVLSIFSLFGSLGGLFLGMLLGILGGNLCIAWKPRDDVADETLAEPSKVDRAVARLRNRVGRVVEKASARLRESAETNTQRSADE encoded by the coding sequence ATGGCAACTCAAAGCGGTCAGAACGACCCCGAAACCGATCCCGACCGATCTGAGAGCCGGTGGAAGCGGGGAACCGGGTGGATCGGGAGCCGATGGAACCGGTTCAACGACTGGCGGACGCGGCGCCCGTTCATGGGCGGCGTCCTGCTCTGCCTGGCCGGGATCCTCATCACCTGGGTGCCGATGCAGATACTGCCCGATCTCATCTTTATCGGCGGAGAGATGGCGGGCTTTCTCACCATCGGCGCCCTGATCGGCGTGTTCGTCTTCCTGACGGGCGTGTACGCGCTGTACAGGCCGTCGAAATCCCACGAGATCGGCGTTATCGGCGTCGTTCTATCGATCTTCTCGCTGTTCGGTTCCCTCGGCGGGCTGTTTCTGGGGATGCTTCTGGGCATCCTCGGCGGCAACCTCTGTATCGCGTGGAAACCTCGCGACGACGTTGCCGACGAAACCCTGGCAGAACCGAGCAAGGTCGACCGAGCCGTCGCACGATTGCGAAACCGAGTCGGACGTGTCGTCGAGAAGGCGAGCGCACGGCTCCGCGAGAGCGCCGAAACCAACACCCAACGGAGTGCCGACGAATGA
- a CDS encoding DUF6230 family protein translates to MYNKKRLLGGTGASFLVVALVGMIVLSSGTAYAAPLASGSGFTVEADEIRSDEFLLYPSAGESDQGETPVAVVEQRGVEIDGLVLTREQEVPMMDGTMEISFTADETVTADEQYIKLTGLDAENAEFNGQIINAQSSENPEQQFQQTAGENADPEDGYLTNVSGEAPGMVQEDVEIDMVYLASNEITLPGLDVGVEYNSSG, encoded by the coding sequence ATGTACAATAAAAAGCGACTATTGGGCGGAACCGGCGCATCGTTCTTGGTCGTCGCGCTCGTGGGAATGATCGTCCTCTCGTCGGGGACGGCCTACGCTGCGCCACTGGCGAGCGGCAGTGGGTTCACCGTCGAGGCCGACGAGATCAGATCCGACGAGTTCCTCCTCTACCCCAGCGCCGGTGAAAGCGATCAAGGAGAGACTCCAGTTGCAGTCGTCGAACAACGCGGCGTCGAAATCGACGGACTGGTGCTGACGAGAGAGCAGGAAGTACCCATGATGGACGGGACGATGGAGATTTCGTTCACCGCCGACGAGACGGTCACGGCGGACGAGCAGTACATCAAACTGACCGGGCTGGACGCGGAGAACGCTGAGTTCAACGGCCAGATCATCAACGCCCAATCTAGCGAAAACCCCGAACAACAGTTCCAGCAGACGGCCGGAGAGAACGCCGACCCCGAAGACGGCTACCTCACCAACGTTAGCGGAGAAGCGCCCGGAATGGTTCAGGAAGACGTCGAAATCGACATGGTGTACCTCGCCTCGAACGAGATCACCCTCCCCGGTCTCGACGTCGGCGTCGAATACAACTCGAGCGGGTGA
- a CDS encoding cyclopropane-fatty-acyl-phospholipid synthase family protein — MQTKRFETDEIVDFYNETAWEYLVFWSTANLHYGFYDDESTTHREAMANSNRVYADTLEVDETDTVLDIGTGRGGFPTHVAAERGADVHGIDIDPLHVSEARANACERGVSESTEFSVGDYHDIPYPDDTFDAVSGIETVCHSERKERVLAEIRRVLAPGGRLMISDGFRSRTALTDPEAEKLRTVLDGWAVPDFAHISEFREALEELGFADVTFDDHYEQIIPSSRRQWVLSLAVTPLLRIAAVLGLKSESSVEQGVTLYHQYEIIERGIAVHGDFTAELPE, encoded by the coding sequence ATGCAAACGAAACGGTTCGAGACCGATGAAATCGTCGACTTCTATAACGAAACCGCGTGGGAGTATCTCGTCTTCTGGAGTACCGCCAACCTCCACTACGGCTTTTACGACGACGAATCCACGACCCATCGAGAGGCCATGGCGAACTCCAACCGCGTCTACGCCGACACGCTCGAGGTCGACGAGACGGACACGGTGTTAGATATCGGAACGGGACGCGGTGGGTTCCCGACGCACGTTGCGGCCGAACGCGGGGCCGACGTCCACGGCATCGATATCGATCCGCTGCACGTTAGCGAAGCCCGGGCGAACGCCTGCGAGCGCGGGGTTTCCGAGTCGACCGAGTTCAGCGTCGGGGACTACCACGACATTCCGTACCCTGACGATACGTTCGACGCTGTCTCAGGCATCGAAACGGTCTGTCACTCGGAGCGCAAGGAACGGGTCCTCGCGGAGATTCGCCGCGTCCTCGCGCCGGGCGGCCGCCTCATGATATCCGACGGCTTCAGAAGTCGAACCGCGCTCACCGACCCGGAGGCGGAGAAGTTACGAACGGTCCTCGACGGATGGGCCGTTCCCGACTTCGCGCACATCAGCGAGTTCCGGGAGGCCCTCGAGGAACTCGGATTCGCGGACGTGACGTTCGACGACCACTACGAGCAGATCATTCCGTCGTCGCGACGCCAGTGGGTGCTCTCACTGGCCGTCACGCCCCTCCTCAGGATCGCGGCTGTACTCGGCCTCAAGAGCGAGTCGTCCGTCGAGCAGGGTGTGACGCTCTACCACCAGTACGAGATCATCGAGCGCGGAATCGCAGTCCACGGCGACTTCACCGCCGAACTCCCCGAGTAG